A region from the Hydra vulgaris chromosome 08, alternate assembly HydraT2T_AEP genome encodes:
- the LOC136083492 gene encoding LOW QUALITY PROTEIN: uncharacterized protein PF3D7_1120600-like (The sequence of the model RefSeq protein was modified relative to this genomic sequence to represent the inferred CDS: substituted 1 base at 1 genomic stop codon), with translation MFSKLHFADVSENNENNXNEENKENKKNKENKENKENKENKENKENKENKENKKNKNNKENKKNKENKENKENKENKENKENKENKENKENKENKENKDNKENKENKENKENKKNKKNKENKDNKDNKENKENKENKDNKENKKNKKNKENKKNKENKENKENKKNKENKENKENKENKKNKENKENKENKENKENKENKKNKENKENKENKENKKNKNNKENKENKENKENKKNKKNKENKDNKDNKENKENKENKDNKENKKNKENKENKENKKNKKNKENKKNKENKENKENKKNKENKENKENKENKENKKNKNNKENKKNKENKENKENKENKENKKNKNNKENKKNKENKENKENKENKENKENKKNKENKENKENKENKENKENKENKENKENKKNKENKENKENKENKENKENKKNKENKENKENKKNKKNKENKENKENKKNKKNKENKDNKDNKENKENKENKDNKENKKNKENKENKENKKNKKNKENKKNKENKENKENKKNKENKENKENKENKENKKNKENKENEFLMDFPELDFARTTAASANSPVLMYAAQMSQRAAGNSDASNVIKEILFTPTKAKQYRKSDTSTKGIIKKHTPSEALSIFVEADMTKKQYEIIYAANKNIYPCYSLVKKAKEECYPSKESITVTENCSEIKLQDLLDHTSKRLCCYLNEVVKTLNEKERNNLELISKWGCDGSQQQTFKQKFQNNDDSDANIFQSSFVPLRFICHIGNQKKVLWQNPAPSSTRYCRPIRIRFIRESKDVTNDEIEYVENQIKGLRKSEIINDFGGNLQIKHIFLFTMIDGKVCNAATNTTSTMKSKTEEDKKIVAETKQKIQNAFKDELGLLVDIPKAGFGNSNDGNSSRRFFANPLTASRITGVDITLIKKCNVILEAISSGHQINVKEFENFANETAKLYVDLYGWHPMTPTMHKVLIHGPTIIEQAILPIGQLSEEAAEARNKHFRLYRQNYARKSSRENCNRDILNRLLLTSDPLLSSMRKRPQKKRKPFSSETIGLLMPELLEDSQAMMVDDISDDDSD, from the exons ATGTTCAGCAAACTACACTTTGCAGACGTTTCT GAGAATAATGAGAATAATTAGAATGAGGAGAATAAGGAGAATAAGAAGAATAAGGAGAATAAGGAGAATAAGGAGAATAAGGAGAATAAGGAGAATAAGGAGAATAAGGAGAACAAGGAGAATAAGAAGAATAAGAATAATAAggagaataaaaagaataaggAGAATAAGGAGAATAAGGAGAATAAGGAGAATAAGGAGAATAAGGAGAATAAGGAGAATAAGGAGAATAAGGAGAATAAGGAGAATAAGGAGAATAAGGACAATAAGGAGAATAAGGAGAATAAGGAGAACAAGGAGAATAAGAAGAATAAGAAGAATAAGGAGAATAAGGACAATAAGGACAATAAGGAGAATAAGGAGAATAAGGAGAATAAGGACAATAAGGAGAATAAGAAGAATAAGAAGAATAAGGAGAATAAGAAGAATAAGGAGAATAAGGAGAATAAGGAGAATAAGAAGAATAAGGAGAATAAGGAGAATAAGGAGAACAAGGAGAATAAGAAGAATAAGGAGAATAAGGAGAATAAGGAGAATAAGGAGAATAAGGAGAATAAGGAGAATAAGAAGAATAAGGAGAACAAGGAGAACAAGGAGAACAAGGAGAATAAGAAGAATAAGAATAATAAGGAGAATAAGGAGAATAAGGAGAACAAGGAGAATAAGAAGAATAAGAAGAATAAGGAGAATAAGGACAATAAGGACAATAAGGAGAATAAGGAGAATAAGGAGAATAAGGACAATAAGGAGAATAAGAAGAATAAGGAGAATAAGGAGAACAAGGAGAATAAGAAGAATAAGAAGAATAAGGAGAATAAGAAGAATAAGGAGAATAAGGAGAATAAGGAGAATAAGAAGAATAAGGAGAATAAAGAGAATAAGGAGAATAAGGAGAACAAGGAGAATAAGAAGAATAAGAATAATAAGGAGAATAAGAAGAATAAGGAGAATAAGGAGAATAAGGAGAATAAAGAGAATAAGGAGAATAAGAAGAATAAGAATAATAAGGAGAATAAGAAGAATAAGGAGAATAAGGAGAATAAGGAGAATAAGGAGAATAAGGAGAACAAGGAGAATAAGAAGAATAAGGAGAATAAGGAGAATAAGGAGAATAAGGAGAATAAGGAGAATAAGGAGAATAAGGAGAATAAGGAGAACAAGGAGAATAAGAAGAATAAGGAGAATAAGGAGAATAAGGAGAATAAGGAGAATAAGGAGAATAAGGAGAATAAGAAGAATAAGGAGAACAAGGAGAACAAGGAGAATAAGAAGAATAAGAAGAATAAGGAGAACAAGGAGAACAAGGAGAATAAGAAGAATAAGAAGAATAAGGAGAATAAGGACAATAAGGACAATAAGGAGAATAAGGAGAATAAGGAGAATAAGGACAATAAGGAGAATAAGAAGAATAAGGAGAATAAGGAGAACAAGGAGAATAAGAAGAATAAGAAGAATAAGGAGAATAAGAAGAATAAGGAGAATAAGGAGAATAAGGAGAATAAGAAGAATAAGGAGAATAAGGAGAATAAGGAGAATAAGGAGAATAAGGAGAATAAGAAGAATAAGGAGAATAAGGAGAATGAGTTTCTG ATGGATTTTCCAGAACTTGATTTTGCGCGTACAACAGCAGCTTCTGCTAATTCTCCAGTT TTGATGTATGCTGCTCAAATGAGTCAACGTGCTGCAGGGAACAGTGACGCGTCTAACGTTATAAAGGAAATTTTATTTACACCTACAAAAGCCAAACAATATAGAAAAAGTGACACATCTACTAAAGGTATCATTAAAAAGCACACACCATCAGAAGCGTTGTCAATTTTTGTGGAAGCTGatatgacaaaaaaacaatatgaaattatttatgCTGCCAACAAGAATATCTATCCATGTTATTCACTTGTAAAAAAAGCCAAAGAGGAATGTTATCCATCAAAAGAATCGATAACAGTTACAGAAAATTGTTCAGAAATTAAATTACAAGATCTTCTGGATCACACGTCTAAGCGATTATGTTGTTATTTGAATGAagttgttaaaactttaaatgaaaaagaaagaaataatttagaattgatttctaaatgggGTTGTGATGGCTCGCAAcaacaaacttttaaacaaaaatttcaaaacaacgACGATAGCGACGCAAACATATTTCAAAGTTCTTTTGTGCCCCTACGGTTCATATGTCATATTGGTAACCAAAAGAAGGTGCTCTGGCAAAACCCAGCACCATCATCTACAAGGTATTGTCGACCAATAAGAATTCGTTTTATTCGGGAGAGCAAAGACGTAACGAATGATGAAATTGAATACGTAGAGAACCAAATAAAAGGTTTAAGAAAAAGTGAAATAATAAACGATTTTGGTGGTAATTTGCAAATAAAGcatatatttctttttactatGATTGATGGAAAAGTTTGCAATGCTGCTACAAATACAACATCAACGATGAAAT CAAAGAcagaagaagataaaaaaatagtagcggaaacaaaacaaaaaattcaaaatgccTTTAAAGATGAATTAGGGCTGTTGGTTGATATTCCTAAGGCTGGATTTGGGAACAGTAATGATGGTAATTCATCAAGAAGATTTTTTGCCAATCCCCTAACCGCTTCCCGCATCACAGGGGTTGATATAactcttataaaaaaatgtaatgtcaTTTTGGAAGCTATTTCGAGTGGGCATCAAATTAATGTAAaagagtttgaaaattttgcaaATGAGACGGCCAAACTTTATGTTGATTTATATGGGTGGCACCCAATGACGCCAACTATGCATAAAGTTTTAATACATGGCCCCACAATAATTGAACAGGCTATACTGCCTATTGGCCAGCTATCAGAAGAAGCAGCTGAAGCGAGAAACAAACATTTCCGTCTTTATCGGCAGAATTATGCAAGGAAGTCTTCGCGAGAAAACTGTAATAGAGATATTTTAAACAGACTTTTGCTAACTTCGGATCCTTTGCTAAGTAGCATGAGAAAAAGACcccagaaaaaaagaaaaccgtTCTCCAGTGAAACAATAGGACTCTTGATGCCGGAATTATTAGAAGACTCGCAAGCGATGATGGTTGATGACATATCAGATGATGATTCCGATTGA